aaatttcagtacatcaaaaaattaatcatcaactTTCAACAGAGAAATACTCTAATTTACACACAAAATAATACAAGGTATGAACTGATCGAGATATTAATTGGTCCAGCGCTTGAACACAAAATAAAGTAACGCTTGATTGATGATCCTTTTGGACTCTGAGTCAGTTTGAGTTGGTGAATATATAGTTACGCTACTTGTACATCTGATTGATTCTGTATGTTAAGATCAAAGTCATACTAATAACCGGCACTCGTTTCATTTTGTGGAGAGAAAACGATactatatctgtgctatcataaATGGTGATGCATCCAAAATTAATGATGGaattttcctctatttttttttcccactCAAGAGTGCTACGGATGATGCAGATCACATTCACAGGACACAATCAGTaagttgtcatttttatttggtttatatgatttttacatGTTCactaataatagttattttttttctagacaAGAGACAAATATCTTctactttaaaaatatattggatAAAATCACCaagtttttgtttatgtttaatCCCTATAAGTtagcattttcattttttattcttgtaattcttttttttaattttagtcctctaagtttgtgttttttcaattttagtccctctaagatattttgatcatttaatttttgtaaatttgagTTTTCCAATTTTGATCATTGTAAGGGTAAACTTATggagattataaataaaaaagatagaataaattaaaattgaaaaaacacaaacttataaagacaaaaaatgaataaaaacttacagaaatgaaaattaaaaaaacactaactTAGAGAAACTACAATTAGAgaaacaaacatatatatacagataccaaaaatgaaaaaaaaaatgctaacttataaagagaaaaacatatttaaaccttgttttaatatatagaaaataaatggtaaaaaaaCTGTGTTTGTAATTCAAAAGTTTATTTTACAATGTAAACCCTgagattataaaatttattttacaaatagaTTTCTTTCTGCATTCTATGTTTTCTCCTTTTACGTCACGTACAAACTTGTATTTGATACAAAAGGACAGAAGAtaagaaggaaataaaaaaatcttatgaatTTTTCGCCTATATTCTTTTAAATCATTACATTTCTTCAAAATTAAGGATAAACgacttatttataatttttcatattttacaaTATGATTACgtgtataaataaatttttaattttctgtgttacttttttgtctttgttttaCCGTTTTCGTTTCTATTTTGTCACTTCAAGTTGTTTGGACTTGAATGTTTTGGAGGTGCCAAATTTGAAGACTAAATTAAAATCGCCAGAAGTTTTTATAATGAGTAGTTTTGTTACTTTTTGCCCGTTGTCATTCTGCTATCTCGACAAAAATCACCCAATTTATTTTTGGGGTGAACATTTCAATCATGAAACTTATCCTAACAAAAAGGCAAACGAAAGAAGAAAACCTTATTTACTTATGTATCAACATTGTCTATAGCCTTCTTGGGCAGAGGTAGCACGAAAGAAGAGCATAAGATATATTAAGAAGCCCCACATCCTTGTCCTAATTTTTGAGGTGcaacttatatatttattggaTAATTTCACTTAatgttaattgattttaaactgAAATTTATCATGATATCAAAACCTATAGTTCATGTCGATAAATTTTACTTATTCTAGTAGACTTGCTTGTTTAAGCTGAAATCTAACAAGATACACTTCTAAAAAGGTATCAACAATTTATTCTTCCACATTATGGGCATTAACATGTGGGAATACAATTTTTGTAACTCAAAATTTTGAGAGTCTTTATTACAATTACAACACATCTGGGGTGTATTGGCACATCTAACATAAGCAACGAAATCAGAATCCCCACGAAACCAAGAGGGAAGCACACTAATGTCTACGTATTATTCACTTCATCCTAATATCGATGGAGGTAGAAATGTGCACCTTAGAAGGTTAATTGCTTCATTGCTCTAAGttagtataataatattattctaaaattgCTGCTATATTCTCGTCCAGCATAACTTACACAATGAAAAAGCTCTTCACTTTCTTtcctcagaaaaaaaaaaaaaaaaaaaaaaaaacctaagcAAAAGAGAACCTATAATGGCAACAGCTGCAAGTCTCTACTTGAGCGTCCCTGAAAACTATAGTACAACAATGGGGCCCTGTCATTGGCATAAATGATGAAAACTTCCCTCAGCACAGTCATTTTTAAAgatcatattttgtttttcgtTTGACAGTCACAGACAATCAAAGGTACTGGAATGTGTGTGCGGTACATTACAACATGGGAACTGCTTCAAGAGTAGAAGGAAGTAAAAGAACACCCTATGACACCCCTGCTATGCGGAAGTTATTGTTAGATGATTCCCAACTTCAGCAGAGAAAAAGAATGGCACATAAAAAGCAGGCAATAGATCGTGGCAGGCCAAAAAGATAGACCGAAAACAGGATTACATTATTGGTCCAAGTATGCAGGGAGAATATCAAACGAAGAAATGAGAAATCCTCGCCTCTCAGCAGCTTTACCCTTTGCAATCTTTGCACAGGGGGTTGACAACTGATCATAACTATTTTCAGATTGCCTACTTGGAGTATGTGGTTTGTCctgcaaacaaaagaaaattttaataccAAATAAATAGCATGGTTTGACAAATATAAAAGTGGCACAACGGTTGTATTTACCATGAAGCTTGTTTCATTATACAGCTGGGTGGAAGATAAAACATCCAGCAGTTGCgagtttttcaaaaatcgatgttctAGTAAAACCGCAGCTGTTGGCCGCTCTGCTGGATTTCTCTTAAAGCAGCACCTCAAAAAATCTTTACCCTCAGATGACAGTGTTTCAGGTATAGGAGGGGTCTCCTTCATAACCTTAAACAGAGCTGCAGCCtgcataattagaaaaaaaatttatttagcaAGCTAAAAAATAAAGGACCCATATGCATACAGCATCTCTGGCAAATCCACAAGTTGCAAACAGAAAAAAGTTGGCTCAAAGATGCCTTAGCTGGTTGTTAAATTGAGGTTTGccaaaataagtaaaaagttGGCACATTATCCTCCAGTACCAAACTTCAGAATCTCATTCTCATATAAGCAGATATAAAACCATGTCTAAATAAGTAgttttgaaaaccattggaattCTATTACCAGTGAGAAATCTTAAACTATATGGTTATTGAAGTAGCCAGAGAATAACAAAGTTGAAAAGATACAAATGAGAATTTTTTTCAGGTGCTTACTCCTTCATATTCACTCCAAGGAGGCTTCCCAGTGAACATTTCAATGATGGTACAACCCAAACTCCAAATATCAATAGCAAAAGCAAGATCAGGGCTGTTATCCTTTTGTATCACAGCCTGCAAAAGCTGTATGAGAATCGAAGTGTTAGTGAGGAATGTGCGAGACAGACATTACAGGGTAATGTAGAGTAAAACTATACCTCTGGAGCCATCCAGTATGGACTTCCCCTCAAAGAAAGATTAGCTTCAAACCCAGTAAGCTGTGCAACATAAAGATCCCAAGTTATAAACTTAATGAAACACCTCATGTACAGATTAAACTTAATGAAACACCAGAATTCAACAGCACAGAATAAGCATCAAAGCTTGAAAATACTTACTAGAGcaatgaaattgaaaaagaattcATGCAGTACCTGATTATTATGCTAGAAGTTTATTCAGAAACAACTGAATTTGCTTTAAGTGGTGATAAAATTGCTAAGCTCAATGAAGAGAAAGGAATTTTGAAAGCAATAATGTTCAGTTTTTTAACTTACGGCATGTGTTTCTAATGCCAATTTCTTCTTGGGAATTTTTCAACAATAAATAGATAATCATATTAACAAGTAGAAATACAAAGACTCAAAGGAATAAGAGAACCATTCTCTGCAATGCAAAAGGAATGAGAGTagaaaatgcaaatcaaagagAGGGGAAACTTGGAACTCACATGCTTAGCCATCCCAAAATCAGCTAGCTTAACAACTCCAGCAGAGTCAACAAGCAAGTTAGCCCCTTTGATGTCCCTATATGCATACATGAgaacaaacaataaataaacatGTTACAAAAAGTTCCAAatctaaaatgaattaaaattctagaaaacataatcatttttcaaacaaaaacgAAGTAGTTGCATATGCATCATTCTAAAGGTTGAGTTCAAGTTAGTATGAAGCACTTCAAGCTGGTGAATGTACCTATGAATGGTTTTTTTGCTATGTAAATAAGCCAACCCTGAGAGAATATGCCGAGTGAAATTCCGAATAACAGATTCTGTTATGGCACCACAATGTTCACGGacatatttattaattgaaCCAGGATGAACATATTCCAGATAAATATAAAACCGGTCCTCAACCTGCAAACACATAACCCAAAGATGTTAGAAGGTTTTTAAGGCTGTTACAGAATAATGATTATTAATCTTGAGCAGCTAATTCTGAAGTAGGAGATTGCTTACTATTTCACTGCCATAATACTGTACGATGTTTGAATGTTTTAGATTGCTAAGAACTTTAATTTCCTggagaaaaagaataaattaataagaagGATAAAGAAGATATAAGAAATAACATATCTTCAAAATTATTGGGGaaggataaaatatatacatacatatatatatatatatatatagccaaGCCATTAAAAATAGAGATAACCTCATCAAGTATTCAATTATAATGGACAGAAACGAAATTTAGGAGCATCACTCCAAAATATATGATATCAGCCAAGgcatagaacaaaaaaataaaggtaaatTAATAGACTAGTCAATCTGAACTGAGTGTCTTAACTGTTcaacaagaaaataattttaattacaaatacaATTATAAAGCAGCTGCATTAGTTATTAGAAGtttcatgataaaacatttcagAAGCAAATTTGCTGAGCAGAATTATAAGATGTTCTTAATCATGCAGCCATCAGTTCCCAGTTTTCttatataataagagaattCAAAGCGACTGAAAATGTGTTCTCATTCAGAATTGGAAAGAGAATTACTATTCCAAAGAAATTGACTATTTGCCACACAGATTTCTGTAGTGAAATCCCACAAAGTCCTATTAACAAATATGATATGTACTgtgataacaaaaaaaacacatgaCACACAACACTCTACACAGTTTGTACATCTTACACAGCTGCCAATTAGATAGTGGTAAAAAGCAAGTAATGGACAACCAACCTGCTCTAACTGCTTTATACACTCTGCAGATTTTGGATCATCAGGAAATAACTCTACTTCCTTCATTGCACATAATGCTCCGGTTTCCCTGTCAAGAAGCAGCATCTGTTTCAGAGCCTTAGAAAAGAGACAACAGAAGATCTTAAAATACTCACGAAACATTTACATACCTATTGGTTGCGACATAAACGCTTCCAAACGTCCCACGCCCAATAAGTTTCCCTTTCTTCCATTGGCTTTTCATTGGGAACGATTCTGACTTAGCCACGGCATGGGAAAAGGTAGCAGCAGCAGGCGGTGAGGTCAAGGCAGCTCCAGGAGGCAGGGGCAATGGGTGAACACCGACAGGAGGAGCATTACTTTCATGGCGTGCTGTTGAGATCTCAAGTGGTAACATGGAATGTATGGGGGATGGAGGTCCACTAAAAGTTCTGGTGTGTTTCTGGGAACTTTTCATCTGTAGACTTTGATGGGAGTTGGGAGAAAGGGAAGCTTCTGTGCTTAACGCGGATAAATCAAAGAAGGCAGGAGGTAGCAACCCTGCTTCACAAGAAGGCATTTCTGGTGCGGACCAGAACTGATTTCCTTTGGAATACGTGTAATAATATGGCACAAAATCACCATTCCTTGTTTTCTGAGGACTCATTGAAGGACTTGCAGAAGAACTACCTGAAATACTCCTCCTACGAGGGACATTCACCaagttattattactattatctCGAGCACTCTCACTGCAACCACTTGCATCTTGCTGCACCATTCTCGGTGACCTAGTTTCAGCCTGCTCCATATTTCTTCTTGTCTCTTGGCTAGCAAAAACACTGTTACATTACAAGATTCAGCCAAATAGGTTAACAAACTCACCATTGAAATCTCTTCCTCAAACACATGGAAAGGCACAGTACAAAACCACAATGCATAATCAATCATGTCAGAATAAACTTCTCCATAGACATTTATaggggaagaaaataaaaaatgtaaaatgaattgagcttttctcataaattaaaatcaacttgtGCACTTAACTTTTGTAGAAGATCACTGATCTAACTTCTCCAAAAACTCAGATGCATAAGTTGAGTTTAACTTACGAGAGaaactcaattaattttatcttcttttttttccttcttctcatATAAGTGTTTATAGAAAAGTTTATGCAAACAGTGCCATAAACTTTCAATTTACAAGCACAAATATATGGCATCTCATGATCCAATCCGAAACGATAAAAAATATGCAAATCAAAATTAAGGAATGATGGATATCAAtgataattgaattgactacGCAGCTTCCCTAACACAATTGaaaagcatttaaaaaaaattggttgaagaaaacaaagggaaaattgaaaaatcaacCTCCTCATCCGAAAGCCGGTGGTGGTGGGTGCAGCGTCCTTGGGCGAGGGAAGGCGGCACTCACCGTCTTGTTGACGGAGCACGGCGGCGGCGGAGAGCTCCGGCAGAGGCAACTGCTGAGGCGTGCCGGGGGAAGAAACTAGTGCATCTTCGTCGTGGTCGCCGACGTGGCAGGCGCGCTTCTTCGACGAATTTCCGAAGAGCCACGCCTTCCGGCGGTGATCCACGGCGGAAGCAGCGGAGGCAGAAGAAGACgacgaagaagatgaagaagaattcGAAGGGGAGAACGAAAGCGTGGGCAACCACCTCATGGCTTTTGCCTTTCAACCACAGAACCAAAACAAAGTAACAAACCTCAGTTCATAACAATGCGGTTCGCAGAGACGACGTCGTTTTCGGAGCGCAATGCATATCGCTAACCACCACAGCCATCGTTTTGCGTTTCGCACTTTTTCGCGGTTTTTGAAATTAAGGAACGAAAGAGAACTGTTTTTTCCCTTCTTCAATTGCTTTTACTTCTTTGCAACAACGATGATCGAAGAAGATGGCTTTAGAGACGAAGAGGAAGGCTTAAAAACAAAAGCCCCCTTCACACAAAGTCAAAATGTTGcacccttgttttttttt
This genomic interval from Glycine max cultivar Williams 82 chromosome 5, Glycine_max_v4.0, whole genome shotgun sequence contains the following:
- the LOC100796935 gene encoding mitogen-activated protein kinase kinase kinase 5 produces the protein MRWLPTLSFSPSNSSSSSSSSSSASAASAVDHRRKAWLFGNSSKKRACHVGDHDEDALVSSPGTPQQLPLPELSAAAVLRQQDGECRLPSPKDAAPTTTGFRMRSVFASQETRRNMEQAETRSPRMVQQDASGCSESARDNSNNNLVNVPRRRSISGSSSASPSMSPQKTRNGDFVPYYYTYSKGNQFWSAPEMPSCEAGLLPPAFFDLSALSTEASLSPNSHQSLQMKSSQKHTRTFSGPPSPIHSMLPLEISTARHESNAPPVGVHPLPLPPGAALTSPPAAATFSHAVAKSESFPMKSQWKKGKLIGRGTFGSVYVATNRETGALCAMKEVELFPDDPKSAECIKQLEQEIKVLSNLKHSNIVQYYGSEIVEDRFYIYLEYVHPGSINKYVREHCGAITESVIRNFTRHILSGLAYLHSKKTIHRDIKGANLLVDSAGVVKLADFGMAKHLTGFEANLSLRGSPYWMAPELLQAVIQKDNSPDLAFAIDIWSLGCTIIEMFTGKPPWSEYEGAAALFKVMKETPPIPETLSSEGKDFLRCCFKRNPAERPTAAVLLEHRFLKNSQLLDVLSSTQLYNETSFMDKPHTPSRQSENSYDQLSTPCAKIAKGKAAERRGFLISSFDILPAYLDQ